One window of the Clostridium sp. MB40-C1 genome contains the following:
- the rimO gene encoding 30S ribosomal protein S12 methylthiotransferase RimO, protein MTKYSIGLVSLGCDKNRIDSELILGSLCDKYKIVNNPKDADIIIVNTCGFIESSKEESINTILEMSEYKDEKCKLLIATGCLTQRYSDELHNLIPEIDIMLGVNDYEKLGDYIETFLDKNTIDRVCNCNYSDTIINEGKRILTTPSHSAYLRIGEGCSNFCTYCVIPKIRGKYRSRRMESILTEAKELVKGGVKELILVAQDTTRYGIDLYNEHKLPELIREISKINDLEWIRVLYCYPEEITDELIEEIATNKKVCNYLDIPIQHVSNSVLKRMNRKGTKEEIISNILKLKTKIKDLSLRTSIIVGFPGETDSEFQELKEFISEIKFDKLGVFKYSQEENTPAAKMENQVEACIKEKREEELMLMQQGISKENNSQKIGKRYKVLVEGRNEEYWIGRSHEMSPEIDGAIFFKCDKILNIGDFIEVSIKEALEYDLIGVVCDESCK, encoded by the coding sequence GTGACCAAATATAGTATAGGACTTGTTAGTTTAGGATGTGACAAAAATAGGATTGATTCTGAATTAATATTAGGAAGCTTATGTGATAAATACAAAATAGTAAATAATCCAAAAGATGCAGACATAATTATTGTGAATACATGTGGGTTTATTGAAAGTTCAAAGGAAGAATCTATAAATACCATATTAGAAATGTCTGAATATAAGGATGAAAAATGCAAACTTTTAATTGCAACAGGATGTCTTACACAAAGATATTCTGATGAACTACATAATCTTATACCTGAAATTGATATTATGTTAGGAGTAAATGACTATGAAAAATTAGGGGATTATATAGAAACTTTTTTAGATAAAAATACTATAGATAGAGTATGTAATTGTAATTATAGTGATACTATAATTAATGAAGGTAAAAGAATACTTACTACTCCTTCACATAGTGCTTACCTAAGAATAGGAGAGGGATGTAGTAATTTTTGTACATATTGTGTTATTCCTAAAATAAGAGGTAAATACAGAAGTAGAAGAATGGAAAGTATACTTACAGAAGCAAAAGAATTAGTGAAAGGCGGAGTTAAAGAATTAATATTAGTTGCCCAAGACACTACTCGATATGGAATTGATTTATATAATGAGCATAAGCTTCCGGAATTGATAAGGGAAATATCTAAAATAAATGACTTGGAATGGATAAGGGTATTATACTGCTATCCAGAAGAAATTACAGATGAATTAATAGAGGAAATAGCTACTAATAAAAAAGTATGTAATTATTTAGATATTCCTATACAACATGTTAGCAATTCAGTACTTAAAAGAATGAATAGAAAAGGAACTAAAGAGGAAATAATCAGTAATATTTTAAAATTAAAAACTAAGATAAAGGATTTATCTTTACGTACTTCAATAATTGTAGGCTTTCCAGGAGAAACTGATTCTGAATTTCAGGAATTAAAAGAATTTATATCTGAAATAAAATTTGATAAACTTGGAGTGTTTAAATATTCTCAGGAAGAAAATACACCAGCAGCTAAAATGGAAAATCAAGTAGAAGCTTGTATTAAAGAAAAAAGAGAAGAAGAACTAATGCTTATGCAACAGGGAATTTCTAAAGAGAATAATAGTCAAAAGATAGGTAAAAGATATAAAGTGTTAGTAGAAGGAAGAAATGAAGAGTACTGGATTGGAAGAAGCCATGAAATGTCTCCAGAAATAGATGGTGCAATTTTCTTTAAGTGTGATAAAATATTAAATATAGGTGATTTTATAGAAGTTTCAATAAAAGAAGCTTTAGAATATGATTTAATAGGAGTTGTATGCGATGAATCTTGCAAATAA
- a CDS encoding DNA translocase FtsK: MARKVNDKKKKSTNQEKSRYHNDIKGIILITCGILMLLSVFATNSAGLVGQTVKKIFIYLMGVGAYVAPIILIILGVSFITNNGKLNFNRRFYGIILCIINSLLFVQMMSIDKYYEEGKVLEILKKLYMEQDYIHAGVIGFLIDIPLYKLFGSMGSYIIFIGIYSIAFILISQITLNDILKNFKIRNKNSKRLREKDKTLVDLKEKESIDIKETDSDEQSFIKNINNKLKIIDFMKAGDCNDQEPKIIDNISNRNVIEEEVSAEQINEELNEKMIRTSDKHKTEYIYPSEELLNYNPVEVNNKNNKRELIGIASKLEETLASFGVDAKVIQVTRGPSVTRFELQPSPGVKVSKITHLSDDIALSLAASTIRIEAPIPGKSAVGIEVPNTNVSPVYLREVLEDPAFRNFDKNLAFALGKGIGGNCVVADLSKMPHLLIAGATGSGKSVCINTLIISLLYKYSPDDVKLLLVDPKVVELIVYNEIPHLLIPVVTNPKKAAGALNWAVNEMTRRYNLFAENNVRNIEGYNDLFSKGKVEDKLPWIVIIIDELADLMMVSPGEVEEYIARLAQMARAAGMHLVIATQRPSVDVITGVIKANIPSRISFAVSSQIDSRTILDSSGAEKLLGRGDMLFYPVGESKPVRIQGAFISEEEVEKVVNSIKNHESDVVYEEEILEEINTNFEKKNSDYDELFDEAVKVVIESGQASASFLQRKLRIGYNRAARIIEQMEEKGVISGRNGSKPRQILIDSSVEEKEN; the protein is encoded by the coding sequence ATGGCCAGAAAAGTAAATGATAAAAAGAAGAAAAGTACAAATCAAGAAAAGTCTAGATATCACAATGATATTAAAGGGATAATTCTCATAACCTGTGGAATACTAATGCTTTTAAGTGTTTTTGCAACAAATTCTGCAGGATTAGTAGGACAAACTGTAAAAAAAATATTTATTTATCTTATGGGAGTAGGAGCATATGTCGCGCCAATTATACTAATAATTTTAGGGGTAAGCTTTATAACTAACAATGGTAAGTTGAATTTTAATAGAAGATTTTATGGAATTATATTATGTATAATTAACTCTCTTCTTTTTGTTCAAATGATGAGTATTGATAAATATTATGAAGAGGGAAAAGTTTTAGAGATTTTAAAAAAATTATATATGGAACAGGATTACATACATGCAGGAGTTATAGGATTTTTGATAGATATACCTCTTTACAAGTTATTTGGCAGTATGGGTTCTTATATAATTTTTATAGGTATTTATAGTATAGCTTTTATATTAATATCTCAAATAACCTTAAATGATATATTAAAGAACTTTAAAATCAGAAATAAAAACAGTAAAAGACTAAGAGAGAAAGATAAAACATTAGTAGATCTTAAAGAAAAAGAATCTATTGATATAAAAGAAACGGATTCAGATGAACAATCTTTTATAAAAAATATAAATAATAAGCTTAAAATTATAGATTTTATGAAAGCTGGAGATTGTAATGATCAGGAGCCTAAAATTATAGATAATATAAGTAATAGAAATGTTATAGAAGAAGAAGTTTCTGCTGAACAAATTAATGAGGAACTAAATGAGAAGATGATACGAACTTCTGATAAGCATAAAACAGAATATATATATCCATCTGAAGAATTACTAAATTATAATCCAGTTGAAGTTAATAACAAAAATAATAAGAGAGAGCTTATAGGTATTGCTTCTAAACTTGAAGAAACTTTAGCTAGCTTTGGAGTAGATGCTAAGGTTATACAAGTTACTAGAGGACCATCCGTAACTAGATTTGAACTACAACCGAGTCCAGGAGTAAAGGTTAGTAAAATAACTCATTTATCTGATGATATAGCTTTAAGTTTAGCAGCTTCAACTATTAGAATAGAAGCACCTATTCCAGGCAAAAGTGCTGTTGGAATAGAAGTACCTAATACAAACGTCTCACCTGTTTACTTAAGAGAAGTGTTAGAAGATCCTGCTTTTAGAAATTTTGATAAAAATTTAGCTTTTGCATTAGGAAAAGGCATAGGAGGAAACTGTGTTGTTGCAGACTTATCTAAGATGCCTCACTTACTTATAGCAGGAGCAACAGGATCAGGTAAAAGTGTTTGTATAAATACACTTATTATTAGTTTGCTTTATAAGTATTCTCCAGATGATGTGAAATTACTTTTAGTAGATCCTAAGGTAGTAGAATTGATTGTATATAATGAAATACCCCATTTATTAATACCTGTAGTTACTAATCCTAAAAAAGCTGCTGGAGCGCTTAACTGGGCTGTAAATGAAATGACTAGAAGATACAACCTGTTTGCAGAGAATAATGTTAGAAATATAGAAGGGTATAATGATTTGTTTAGTAAGGGAAAAGTAGAAGATAAGCTTCCGTGGATAGTAATTATTATAGATGAGCTGGCTGATCTTATGATGGTATCTCCTGGAGAAGTGGAGGAGTATATAGCAAGATTAGCACAAATGGCTAGAGCTGCAGGCATGCACTTGGTAATTGCAACTCAAAGACCGTCAGTAGATGTAATAACTGGAGTAATAAAAGCTAACATTCCATCTAGGATATCTTTTGCTGTTTCAAGTCAAATTGATTCAAGAACAATATTAGATTCATCTGGAGCTGAAAAGTTATTAGGTAGAGGAGATATGTTATTTTATCCGGTAGGAGAATCTAAGCCTGTAAGAATACAAGGCGCTTTTATATCAGAAGAAGAGGTAGAGAAGGTAGTCAATTCTATTAAAAATCATGAAAGTGATGTAGTGTATGAAGAAGAAATATTAGAAGAGATAAATACAAATTTTGAAAAAAAGAACTCAGATTATGATGAACTATTTGATGAAGCTGTAAAAGTAGTTATCGAATCAGGACAAGCTTCTGCATCATTTTTGCAAAGAAAGCTTAGAATAGGATATAATAGAGCAGCTAGAATTATAGAACAAATGGAGGAGAAGGGAGTAATCTCAGGTAGAAATGGTAGTAAACCACGACAAATATTGATAGATAGTAGTGTAGAAGAAAAAGAAAACTAA
- a CDS encoding ClpP family protease, which yields MIDNEEQNIKSDIIKELGVPNVPNSTEKISVLPIIGQIEGHSVSPPQTKATKYEHLIPQLVSIEMNDSVEGVLIILNTVGGDVEAGLAISEMIRSLSKPTVSLVIGGGHSIGVPLATCADYSFISPSATMIIHPIRMNGLVLGVPQTFEYFNKMQERIIEFITETSKITKGTLRRLMLQTDELLNDMGTILIGNQAVEYGLIDEVGGLSDSINKLEKMIQDNKKEN from the coding sequence ATGATAGACAATGAAGAGCAGAATATAAAATCGGATATAATAAAAGAATTAGGAGTACCTAATGTTCCAAATTCTACTGAAAAAATTAGTGTGTTACCAATAATAGGTCAAATAGAAGGTCATTCAGTATCTCCACCTCAAACAAAAGCTACTAAATATGAGCATTTAATTCCTCAATTAGTATCTATTGAAATGAATGATAGTGTAGAAGGTGTTTTAATAATCTTAAATACAGTAGGAGGAGATGTAGAGGCAGGTCTTGCCATATCAGAGATGATAAGAAGTTTGAGTAAGCCTACAGTATCTTTAGTTATTGGAGGAGGGCATTCAATTGGGGTGCCACTTGCTACATGTGCAGATTATTCATTTATATCTCCTAGTGCTACTATGATCATTCATCCTATAAGAATGAATGGGTTGGTATTAGGAGTGCCTCAGACCTTTGAGTATTTTAATAAGATGCAAGAGAGAATAATTGAATTTATAACAGAGACTTCAAAGATAACCAAAGGTACTTTAAGAAGGTTAATGCTTCAAACAGATGAATTGTTAAATGACATGGGAACAATATTAATAGGCAATCAAGCAGTAGAATATGGACTTATAGATGAGGTAGGAGGGCTTAGTGATTCTATAAACAAATTAGAGAAAATGATTCAGGATAATAAAAAAGAAAACTAG